GGTAACTAATGGTCATCAATCTCAAGTTTAAAAGATGCTAAGAGGGCCTTGAGTTGCATTACACTTTACAAAACTAAAGCGCAAACAAAGTTTCAAGACCAGAGGTGGAgttaagaatttttatttgggggcTAAGTTATAGCACTAATATGTTTATCAAGACAACCCctacatacacatatacacacacttttttattatatacacacacttttttatttgataagttatatatatacataaaaaaaagcttagtctttttaatcaaaattatgtttgatggttgttgatacccattttcgcGACACATTTTCTACAAACCCGATTCAACCGAGCCCAACTTCATTGTGGgctcaattcatgtattatattatattttattcttttaagcatgatccaagctcatgtGACTTATGGGGGAAATTGAGgaagtgtggtttggagggtataGGTTGGTTCCTTTCAGACTTTTTGAATGAGCCCAGCCCATGTGTGCTACCAAGTGGGCAAGGGACACTAGTAGCACCTTAGGCTCATAGAGGAGGTCTTATATCCAAAATTTTCACCCCGAAATAGCTTTTATGCTCTGGGTGACTGTGACCTAAAGTTTCTACTCTAACCCAATTTTACCTTTAAAACATAGTTGGCTCTCATTGGCCAACTCCATTTGCTAGGCCTCACTTAGGTGAGCCTCCTAATGGTCTGAAATGTCTGACCAAAGGCAACCAATTAGAGTAAACCCCctttatttccaaaattatGTAGAAAGCTTACCAAACTCTTCCCTAAACAAAAGCAACCCAAGCCAAAACACCAAATTGGTATCATAGGGGATAAAAGTCTCTTCCACTACTTAGAAACCAATCATTAGCAACACCCCAAACACtatataaaactctctcttcagTTCAAAAATAAACTAACCACGTTTTACCCACATACCTGAAATTTCAGAGAAAAGCTCATTCAGCCAGTCAATAATCTCACAATTCCGAAGTTTGGGGGTGGAAATATTGGTACAGGAGaaccttccctctctttctcacaacttctctcaatttcctcttctcgaTAACTGTGGGTCGAAGTTTTAGACTTGTTGAGTCACGTTTTCCCCATAGAGctgaaatttcaaaaacccaCTGAGCCAAGaaacattctcacaattctggaccttaggggtggaaatatgggtacaggggaacctttcctctcttcctcacaatttctctcaattttctcttcTCGGTAATTGTGGGTTGAAGTTTTAGACctgttatgtttttatgttttttcagcacttttgttatttgtattttgattCTCTCTTGTCAAAACACCATTAGCtttttgttcattatacatttggaattttgggctTAATTCTCCacaataaacacttctaaagaACCCAATGGGAGTTTTGGGctaatatcacattttttatCATTGTCGAAAAAATGTCCCCGACAATGGtgatctttcataaaataaaattcatttttatcatttttatagtgaaattcttaaaaaatttcatttttgatacaaattatcaaattttatattaaagtaagtaaaaaaaaaatttcaattgaactatgagattttcaaaaatatgaatgatccaaaacttgGGAGAATAAGTTAGGtttcaaacatatttgaagCTATCTTGCTCTAACTCATTATGTGGTAACTAAAGAGacatttcatgtgtagtttcagtgacattatttttttaataagtcaaTGACTTGTAATTGCTATATAATTGGTTGAAAAAGATGTAGATTCAAATATATTTGGTGccaaaatttatcaaatatttaatagatataagagcacattttacaataaaaaatagaattgcaaaaaataatatCGTCTCTgtaactattagaccaattattttttttaagagtatcaTTGAACTAAATCAAATATTTGGAGAGctaactcttatttttgtagactaaaatttgaaaacattaaaataattatatatattttaaaaaatttcaaaatttttggaggCCATACCCTTACATATAGCTACGCCCCTGTTCAAGACAATGCTTGTTAAAATACAAACCACTTATATCCGAATCCAAAATATCCCATTAAGTTCACAGGTGGACTCTCATACAAATTGAATATAATCACTATTTTCATATGTACCAATTTTAGCTAGGCTATCTGCATATCTGTTTGCTTCACGTAGACAGTAGCCAAATCTCACTTGGGAAGCTGAATTGGACTGGTCATAATGTTGGAAAGTTGACTTCATAACAAGTGAGATTATTTTAACATCTTAACAATCACTTGTTTTGTACAAAAAGTATGCATCAAATTTGGATCCCCAGTACATATTAATTTCTTGCTGATGTGATTTAGAACGAAGTGCATTGCCATAATTAATGCTTTTGTAAATCAATCTCACTTTCGTTGTATCTAAGATAGCCTTACTCACACATAAAATAAACACATCGCCAGCACATGACAGGTGATTATTTTACATCCGAGAAGTGAGGATCAtgctcttttaatttttataattattataaagaaGTTTCAGCAATCAATATGTTCAAATCAATAGTTAGGTGCTATAAAGAGGTATGGAATACCCTCATTTATTAAGATAGAAGGTCGTATTCTTTTCCTCGCAGTCCTACACGGAACAAAATATAAGCTAcgtattaatttgattaattacttcttcttctttttttctttttttgattgggGATTAATTACTTCTAAACCAAGCAGAGCATAATTTTTTCTGCGGAGCTAACAAATCAGTTTGTTCTAGTCGTCCAAAATCATAGTTGTTATTATAgtacaaaaaaattgtattaaagagtatattttttaatacaaacgTCTCACGCCCCCATGCCACACTTTTTTGTTAGTATGGTAGGTTGGTTCTTCCCTTTTTCACCAAGAATTATTTAATATATGCTTAGAATTCACATGTTGTGAGACATTTATTGTAGATAATGGATACATGAGATATCccatagttttttttagagGTTTAACTAAAACTATCGAGGTCAACTAAATCACAAACCTAGATTGAGTGGATAGCATAAAAGGGGATCAATAGCAAGATCATTGGGTGAAATTATTCAAGTAATGATAAGATCACGTCATCTCACTTATTTGGTTTACCTAGATCTGATCTAATTATTTGACCTAATGACATTGTTTCATTAAATATGAGAATCACGTCAGCTACTTAACCGGGTATTATAGAGGATTtaataatttctctctttttttttctttttttttttttcatttgacaATTCCTATATTAAAGTAATAGGAATTCAACACAAGGGATTTCAGTTGCATTTGGAGGCcttttaattaaaacaaaacttaGATATAGTTTCTTAGTTGTGCCAATTGGCACTATAATTTAGGGATAAAGTGTTGATTTAGGGATTTTGTCTTGTGCTCAACACTTCACTCCAAGACTCaagtttttgcattttttttttctctttcaaatgttaGGTTTTAAGCTCAATACAATGTAATCTCATGAATTCCAATGACTTATTTAACAATAGATCAAGACAACAAAAAGGTTAAACGACTCAAAATGAAATCAATCAATCATTCCTCGTTGCAAAGTTGCCAAGCATATCACCTTAAATTAAAAGGCCTCAACTGTAATTGAAATCCCATATGTAAATACTTATTGCTTTAGTTTAAGAATtgtcaaatgaaaaaaaaaaaaaaaaaaagaaagaaagaagagaaattattaaatattgtgTACTACCTGTTGATTAACTGACATGATACTCTAATCCAATGTCCCTGATTAAATAACTAGGTTATATCTAAATAGAACACATGAGTGAGATAAGATAATCTAGtcattgaataattttttttggtaattaggCTATTGATCCTTTATGCTTTGGTTTTAACTACCACCAATCATCAATAGTACTTCGTTGGTAGGCATCCACAAGGATTGACttatatgttttaatttgaGCGCCCTGCCTGGAACTGATGTAGCTTAACTAACTATCATTTTGAAAGGGTTTGGATCCAGATTATTTTTTTTGcgttttgctttctttttttcttttttttcttcgtttgcTGCTGCGGGGGGACAAATGTGCAGTGTGcgtactgtgcgcgcactgttcacgtacttttttagcaattttttattaaaaatgggtcccgcagtactattcacacatttaaaaattattttgctatagtgttttcagtttttaattttcagtaataagtcctatccaaacggaccatttTTGTttaccagaaaaaaaaaatcaccgcCAATTACCAACTGCCACATCacaataacctttttttttttaaatcacaataAGCTTTGATGCtagataaatatttatttatttatttactatgcTAAATAAAGTATTTAATAGAGTCTATCAAATAATAAGTCCATCCAATGTGGAGGGACTAGAATAGAAAAATTTGGGCCGACTATTGTCATTTATAAATGCCGACTATCGTTTGCttgattctgaaaaaaaaaaaaaaaatgctatgtttataactttttcacaataaatcataagtgattagttgttattggttcatatttgaatttaacacgaagattacttttttacctcaataataacaaccaataacaacctgccacttaaaatttattgtaaaaatattatgaaaatattatatccatcttatttctaaataaaaaatcttgcctttgctttcttttggaACATTTTGTTTGAGGTGTAAAAGTGCGTGAGATTGATGGATGGgaaaagcaagcaaacaaaacaaaaaggtgGCGTCTCTAACACAGAGCCACGTGGACCTTCAATTTCTTACTTAACGCGACTCGGTGGCGGCTTTCTgtctatcttttctttttggctctTCTACTCTCCACTCTCCACTCTCCACTCTCCACACTCGAGCTTCCAGCAAATCCTTAATCCCCAAAATGCCCTCGTCTCTGCAACTGCAATCCTCTACTTTCAGAGCTCTCCATCTCCATCGTCTTCCAGTGTCTTCGTTTTGGGGCAATGATCTCTGCTCCTACAACACTGGAGGAGGAGCTCTCAAGCTCGATGCTGCTGCTAAACACAGCaacaggaagaagaagaaggagaaccTTCTTTGCTCCAATGGCGGAACCTTTAGGGTTTTCGCAATGTCCAATGCctcccctcctcctcctcctccgttCAAGATGAACCTCAACGAGTACATGGTCACTCTCGAGAAGCCACTTGGTATCCGATTCGCTCTCTCCGTCCACGGCAAAGTCTTCGTTCATGCTCTCAAGAAAGGGGTATTTTCCactctttttcttatattcttgTAGTAGGACTTCATGATTGAATTGATTATGTGAAAGATTGATTAAATTAAGGTTTAAGCAGTACAGTATCCAATTTATGATAATGACTTGACTTTTTTGAATTTGGGGTTGTGGATAGAGTAATGCAGAGAAGTCAAGGATAATCATGGTGGGTGATACTTTGAAAAAGGCAGGGGACTCATCTGGGAGCAGGCTCTTTGAGATCAAGGATTTTACTGATACACAGTATGCTCTTTTTTTAGTCATCTATTTTACTTTAAAGCATATAAACTGATTTTTTATTAGAGTTTTAGTTTATTAATGATCATAATTCTGATTCTGCGAATGCATTTCATCTAAATGCGCAAAAACACTAGTCCTCTCTGTGAAACCCACAATTGGAACCCACCCTTATGTGGGAAAGAGGGTGTAATGTAATACACTCTGTGTACTGAATAGTTTCACCAGATTGACCTACTACACATAATATTTACCATATTTGAGGAAAAACTGCATAGCCCATCAGGGCTGAAAAGCCCTTGGATTTCCTGTTAATTGGTTCTGGCGGGTGGGGTCAGCTGTCAATAGGATTTTGATTGACACTGAGAATTATTGTACAGTATGCTCTGTGATGTGCAATTAACCTGAGTGAAGTTCTCCTATGTTATTAATACACACACGCCACATTTGATCATTGACGTGGGAGTTAGCATGTTGGGctacttgattaacttattGCATTGTTATGACTGCTCAATTTTTTGGCACTGATATTGGATTATAATATACTTTACATTCAGTGCTTGTTGTGGCATCATATAATACAACAGCGAAGGATAGTGCGTTGTTGTCGTTCTGTTCTTTGATTGTCTCTGTCAATGAGTAAAACTTCACTTAACAAAGCCTTTGCTACTGGGTGGCATGCCATTGTTGCATATGATAAGTTCAATATCTGAGGCAAAGTTATTGTGGGTGGCATAATGAATAATtgctttgtactagatctgTTTTCCGGCCAATGcatatattttctttccttgaATAACCATGCAGTATTTTAGTGTCGAAGTTACCTTTATATATTGCAAAGTTGCTTTATGAGGTAATTGTCAAAGGTGTGTTCTGTTCataagtgtttttgtttttattttttccagtCTTTGGTTTCCTCAGGAAGATGCTGAAAGAGTTATCAGGACCTTTTTGCCTGGTCCTTGAGAGGCCCTTCTCTCCATTTCCAATTCACCAACTGCATCTTATGAGTGATCTTGATGTACTATTTAATAGAGGTCGAGTTTCTGTTGCCAGCTGGAATAAGAGTATATTGGCATCGAATTTTCAAACATCTTCTGAAAGTACTGGGAATCCTGGATTTGTCATGTTTTCCTCTAAGTTTCTAACATCCCAAGGATGGAAACTTTTGAATGATCAAAATGGACTTGCACAACCCATAGCCACGAGTGAActtgtttgtcttttttctgAGGAAGAGTCTGGAGATGGAGAATGGGCTCATGGGAACTTCCCACTTGAGGAGTATGTTAAGGCACTGGATCGTTCTAAAGGGGAGCTATACTATAATCACTCCCTTGGCATGCGATATAGTAAGGTGTGATGTTCAACAATTTTTAAACTCTATGCTTCTATTATATTTAGGAACTGTATACAGTTTATGCTATTAATTCATTGATAGTGCTTCAATGTTACACTTGGAAAGATAATTTAGTACAGCACTTATAGTATGTTGTTAACATTTTTGCTGTTGTTCATTTTGTTAGATCACAGAGCAGATATATGTGGGTTCATGTATTCAATCAGAAGCTGAGGTGGAGACTTTGTCAAATGTTGCTGTGAGTGCCACCTGTTTTAGTTGTGTTGGAAGGAGCAAGTGTTCATTGGGTCTGCTTCCTGCAATTAATTTGCATTTGTGGATGATTATCATGTTCATGAATGCTCTTTGAAAGGGGTTTTTGCCTATTCCCATTCCATGTCTCTCTTGTTACTATAACAGCTTTTGAATTTCTGCTTCAGGGAGTGACTGCCGTTCTAAATTTCCAAAGTGGAATTGAAGCAGAAAATTGGGGAATCAATTCCAAGTCAATCAACGAATCATGCCAAAGATCTAATATTCTCATGATCAACTATCCTATAAGGTAAGCAAAAGGTTCTATGGCATATCCTATTTTGAATAATAGAAGTTTCTTATATTAATGAAGTACTGTGTCTGTTATCAGTCTTATGATGCCATGTGTGTACTTGTGGTAAAGTGTGTTTGTAATCATTTTTCTGAATCTTAATTGCCTAGATATTTTGGATTTGTCACTTGAGTTGTTGAGAacatttacttaaaaaaaaggtgttgaGAATATTCTATATCTGGCTTGTTCTCTGAACATTTTGTTCTTATATGTAAATGATGCTAGACATTTGATGCTTCAATATATATTCTACTTATACAATCATTTTGCCTTGGTTTTATTTTGCAGggaaggagactcttttgataTGAGGAAGAAGTTACCATTTTGTGTGGGACTTCTATTACGCTTGTTGAAAAAGAACCATCGTGTTTTTGTTACTTGTACTACTGGTTTTGATCGATCTCCAGGTTGTGTGATTGCATACCTGCATTGGATGACAGATACTTCCCTTCATGCAGCTTATAATTTTGTCACTGGGTTACACATATGCAGGCCTGACAGGTTCCTCTCACTGACCATCCTTTAGTTTGGTACTTTATTGTTGGTGATGCTAAGGAGCATTTGATCATGATATGCATCTCAACTTTAAAGATCCTAAGTTATGATATATGAACAACAATCTCAAGTATTTTAGCCATAATCCTCGTGTTAGCTGCTCAGCTATGACTGTTAGCTAAGGTTCTTAGTTGTCTgtcattaattttatatatattatttctaaaaaCTCATATATATGTGAGCACACAGTAGCCTGTTTTTAGTTAGACTTCTTATGTTAACTATAACCAAAGTATTGGTATATTTCTTCCACCCAGAAtggtatggaaaaaaaaaaaaaaaaaaagaacaaagatttCCTAATTAGTATTATGACAAATTGTCCATTCAGATATGATGATTTGATCAATATTTTAGACAgtttcttcaaaattcaaatgagAAAATGTATGCtgataaatatataagaaaggAAGGCGGCAACTGGTAAggtattttagagagagagagagagatgctttAATAACTTTGGCAAACATTGTTTAATTCCAATTGTAAATACTAACTGCGATAGcaacaaggaaatttttttcatagctTAGATTTACACACATCTAGTACTTGTATGAAACCGATGTTAAAGTGAAGTCTAGGATCTGAAACCTGAGGAACTGTAAGTCGGTGTGAGCATCTACTTCGTATATGTATAAAGCATGCCTTTAATCTAAGGTGTGTCATTCATGCTCTACTGCTGCTTTAAATTATCTTTTTCCTTAGCTTGACAAAGCATCTAAAGCAGATATTTATGCAGACCAGCAATTGCTTGGGCAACATGGGATCTTATAGCTATGGTAGAAAAAGGTGAACATGATGGTCCTGGAACCCATGCTGTGACGTTCATATGGAATGGGCAAGAGGTGAGTGACAATTTCAGTTTCATCTTCACTGtacttttcttttgattttttataacctaaaatgaaggaaaagtttcacattttctctttcttgaaactttgttctttAGGAATAGGCCAATACACATTGTATTTGATGATTTTCTCttatgaataaaattattttactctatatatatatagagtaatTCTGTGAAAGAAGTTTAAAGCATTTTAGTTTTTGAACCATTATATCAGCTGTAATAGATTCAGTTATGACACACAGGGTTTTGATGGTTGCTTGTTGTATGTCCACTTTGTCTCTGCATTACAGGGAGAGGATGTAAATTTGGTAGGTGATTTTACTGGAAATTGGAAAGAACCAATTAAAGCAATCCACAAGGGTGGATCTAGATATGAAGTTGAAGTTAGACTCTCACAAGGAAAGTAAGTGTCAAGCTTCACGTTCTTTCTCTTAATTATTTGTGAGGATTTAGAATACTAATCAATCTGCCATATTTCATCTTTGCTGATGTTGCGGCTCAAGAAGAAGTTTATGCATCGTAGTCCCTAGGTCCTGGAACTGCTGTAGTTATCTAAGAAAAGAGCTCCTGTATTGTATATAATTGACTGGTACTCAACAATTTTCAATTCCTGAAAGAGAGGAAAAGTCACAGTTCAGTAGTATAAAGTAACTAAACGCTCAAATTGTATGTTGTTAAAcataataataagaaataatGCCAAGAGCCTTGCAGCTCAACTAgcacttttttgttttccaaCGGAGACATCTAGGGTTCATATTCCCTTTCCCCCAACCAtatcaaaaaagagaaaaaaacaaaaaaaatctagctTAAAATGGGAGCTTGGCTTTTGGCCACTTTCTTCGATGCATAATTCTTTAGATATTTCTCCACTTATCTTTGTTAAAAATGTGGTCTCATTATAAGATTTATATGATAGTAAAATGTAAAATTCTGCAAGTTAGAAATCTCTGTCACAATCTATAAGCACAGTTGTGATTCATTTGTGGACGTACTAGCCTTTTAGAACACCATGCAATAATTTAACTTGTATTCCACACACTggaggaatatatatatatattcttggtAACTATAAATATGCTTTCTGTCTATTGTGATTTAACTTGTATTCCACACACTGAAGGTACTACTACAAGTTTATCATTAATGGGCAATGGAGACATTCAACTTCTTCACCTGCAGAAAGGGATGAAAGAGGCAACCTTAACAATGTAATTGTGATTGGTGATATTGCGAGTGTCTGGCCTTCTgttcaacaacaaaagaagGTTTGCACGCTTTGTCTTGTGACATTTTGCATATATGAACTTGAAATGTATGTAATCTCTTTCGTTTGCTGCACTTTCAAATACCAGAGATTCATCATTTGTTGTGGTAACCTCTCATGTTCAATACTCTGTAGGGTTGCAATTAGTTTTGATGAAGAAGCATTATGCATAATGACTAAGTTTACAGTATAATTGTGttctttccttttgtttcaCCTTGTATTTTACTGAAAATCAAAGTTTATGCATTCAgcagaaaagaaatcaaagttTATGTACATAAAACAGCtatgtttttgttaaaaacttgTTTGTTGTGTCACGTGCTTTGCTGCTTGGCTTTACTTGTTCCCATTTAACGGTGGTGGCATTGCCCTTAAAAGGATTattcatatttcaaaaaaaaataaatgataacttatttattttggggAAAGTTGTATTTTCCTTGCttttgccacatcattattatattattaatgcTCTCACTTCTGGGGTTGTATGTTTGTTCTAATGATGGCTTTCCTCTGATGTTTTAGGATGTGAATGTTGTGAGGGTGATTGAGAGGCCTCTGACAGAAAATGAGCGGTTTATGCTGGCAAAAGCAGCTCGGTGTGTTGCATTCTCCATTTGTCCAATCAGACTAGCTCCCAAGTAGTTGGGCATACAGTACCCTAGGCAGCGGAATGGCTGTTAAATTCTCTGATACTGTGGCGTTACTACCAGCCCTTTTTGAGACATTAATAATCATGTATTGGTTCTCTACATTCTCTAGTCATCCTCTTTTTGACTGAGTTCTCAAGGTATTCTCTTTCAGACTTGAAATTATCGCACCAATTACTTTATGAAGTGGTGGGCTAAAAAATGATGCATATTCATATATGTCGAACCTGTTGTAATTAGCGAGGCCAACTTTCTGGTGTCTTTCACTCCTACTGAGAGAAAATGAAATCATACCATATCCACGGAATATAACTACAGTGTATTATACAATGTCAGCCCGATTCTATGATTATTTCTGTTATTGTTGATGGCTCCCCAAGGAACAGCTTGCTTATTACCCAAAAGAACCTTTTATTCTGTTTGATGTTGAATCATTTGGATTTTAGACCATAGACATATATATTGCTCAGGGTTTCAGATTTTTATACCGTCTTTGGTGTAATAGGTAATAATTCTGTTCTACCAGGAAAAATGAAAGATGCTAAAACAAAAAAGTCTTAGTTTTAAAATCTTAGGGCCAGTTATGGATCCTCAACTCAACAAATTAGTTACGGTTGGTTACatgtattatttttcctttattttattctatctcAAATCATATTAAGGGAAAATGAAAGATTTtgctcccccaaaaaaaaaaaaatgattactaTGGGTGAATCATTCATGATTCATGCTGCCACAAAGCATATTTTAGACATGGCTATGCGggtgtgattaattgaaatgtGGTTGTCACTCCATGGCATTTCATAACTCCGCATCCTAAAATGAACATATAAAACTTTTGGATGATGCAGCGTGAGTTGTCCCATAAAGTCCTCAAAACTCAATTAGTTATTGCAACACCATGAACAATGCAATGCGTTCGCTATAGATGATTGGGCCATATTAGAGACTATAGTTGTATCTGAGAAGTTAAGCATAAAATCCATGTTACTATCGACTTGTTTTGG
This genomic stretch from Castanea sativa cultivar Marrone di Chiusa Pesio chromosome 1, ASM4071231v1 harbors:
- the LOC142626330 gene encoding phosphoglucan phosphatase LSF1, chloroplastic isoform X1; the protein is MPSSLQLQSSTFRALHLHRLPVSSFWGNDLCSYNTGGGALKLDAAAKHSNRKKKKENLLCSNGGTFRVFAMSNASPPPPPPFKMNLNEYMVTLEKPLGIRFALSVHGKVFVHALKKGSNAEKSRIIMVGDTLKKAGDSSGSRLFEIKDFTDTQKMLKELSGPFCLVLERPFSPFPIHQLHLMSDLDVLFNRGRVSVASWNKSILASNFQTSSESTGNPGFVMFSSKFLTSQGWKLLNDQNGLAQPIATSELVCLFSEEESGDGEWAHGNFPLEEYVKALDRSKGELYYNHSLGMRYSKITEQIYVGSCIQSEAEVETLSNVAGVTAVLNFQSGIEAENWGINSKSINESCQRSNILMINYPIREGDSFDMRKKLPFCVGLLLRLLKKNHRVFVTCTTGFDRSPGCVIAYLHWMTDTSLHAAYNFVTGLHICRPDRPAIAWATWDLIAMVEKGEHDGPGTHAVTFIWNGQEGEDVNLVGDFTGNWKEPIKAIHKGGSRYEVEVRLSQGKYYYKFIINGQWRHSTSSPAERDERGNLNNVIVIGDIASVWPSVQQQKKDVNVVRVIERPLTENERFMLAKAARCVAFSICPIRLAPK
- the LOC142626330 gene encoding phosphoglucan phosphatase LSF1, chloroplastic isoform X2, yielding MLKELSGPFCLVLERPFSPFPIHQLHLMSDLDVLFNRGRVSVASWNKSILASNFQTSSESTGNPGFVMFSSKFLTSQGWKLLNDQNGLAQPIATSELVCLFSEEESGDGEWAHGNFPLEEYVKALDRSKGELYYNHSLGMRYSKITEQIYVGSCIQSEAEVETLSNVAGVTAVLNFQSGIEAENWGINSKSINESCQRSNILMINYPIREGDSFDMRKKLPFCVGLLLRLLKKNHRVFVTCTTGFDRSPGCVIAYLHWMTDTSLHAAYNFVTGLHICRPDRPAIAWATWDLIAMVEKGEHDGPGTHAVTFIWNGQEGEDVNLVGDFTGNWKEPIKAIHKGGSRYEVEVRLSQGKYYYKFIINGQWRHSTSSPAERDERGNLNNVIVIGDIASVWPSVQQQKKDVNVVRVIERPLTENERFMLAKAARCVAFSICPIRLAPK